The Flammeovirgaceae bacterium genome contains a region encoding:
- a CDS encoding restriction endonuclease, producing the protein MMIPDYQTIMLPLLRRVSDKAEHKFRDIIEQLSVEFGLTENERRELLPSGVQPIFDNRVGWAKTYLKKAGLIDTPKRATITITNRGLDVLKRNINSIDVKFLKQFPEFVEFQPARRLESSTENDSDTNEEKIIQTPEETLEAAYQRIRKSLAQDLINRVLNLSPPFFERLVVELLVKMGYGGSIKDAGKAIGKSGDEGIDGTIKEDKLGLDIIYIQAKRWQPGNVVGRPELQKFVGALAGQGAKKGIFITTSSFTRDALDYVPRNETKIVLVDGDRLAQLMIDYNIGVTSVSNYEVKRIDSDYFGED; encoded by the coding sequence ATGTTGCCACTACTCCGAAGGGTTTCGGACAAGGCTGAACACAAGTTTCGTGACATAATTGAACAATTATCAGTAGAATTTGGATTAACCGAAAATGAAAGAAGGGAGTTGCTACCAAGTGGAGTTCAGCCAATATTTGATAATCGTGTCGGATGGGCTAAAACTTATTTAAAAAAGGCCGGCTTGATAGACACTCCTAAAAGAGCTACTATTACTATAACCAACCGAGGCCTTGACGTCTTAAAAAGGAATATCAATTCGATCGATGTCAAATTTTTAAAGCAATTCCCTGAGTTTGTTGAATTTCAACCGGCCAGGCGATTAGAAAGCAGTACTGAAAATGATTCCGATACGAATGAGGAAAAAATAATTCAAACGCCAGAAGAAACCCTTGAAGCCGCCTACCAAAGGATCAGAAAATCATTAGCTCAGGATTTGATTAACCGGGTTTTAAATCTCTCACCCCCTTTTTTCGAGCGACTTGTTGTTGAGTTGCTGGTTAAAATGGGTTATGGGGGATCAATAAAAGATGCAGGTAAGGCGATAGGAAAAAGTGGTGATGAAGGAATTGATGGCACTATTAAAGAAGATAAGCTTGGTCTTGACATTATTTATATTCAAGCAAAAAGATGGCAGCCGGGCAATGTTGTCGGACGCCCGGAATTACAAAAGTTTGTAGGGGCGTTAGCCGGACAAGGAGCTAAAAAGGGAATATTTATAACCACCTCCTCATTTACCCGTGATGCCTTGGATTATGTGCCTAGGAATGAAACTAAAATAGTTTTAGTGGATGGTGACAGACTTGCACAACTTATGATTGATTACAACATTGGCGTTACCAGTGTTAGTAATTATGAAGTAAAAAGGATTGATAGTGACTACTTTGGTGAGGATTAA
- the rocD gene encoding ornithine--oxo-acid transaminase, which translates to MTDLITSSSKAIELEDRYGAHNYHPLPVVLTRGEGVFLWDVEGKRYYDFLSAYSAVNQGHCHPRIINALVEQAKELTLVSRAFYNDKLGLAEKFVCETFGYDKALFMNSGAEANETAIKLARKWGYTKKEIPEYEAVIVAAKKNFHGRTTSIISASSDPSARKGFGPFMPGFELVDYDNIPALEKALSNPNVCGLWIEPIQGEAGVYVPAHGYLKAAEKLCKQHNVLLMMDEIQTGIARTGKMLASDHEGARPDLLILGKALSGGVLPVSVVLADDDIMLVIKPGEHGSTFGGNPLAAAVCMEALQVVKDEKLADNAERLGKVFRKRMNALIKKTKLVTLVRGKGLLNAIVINDTPQSETAWNICLKFAENGLLAKPTHGNIIRLAPPLVITEEQLHECCDIIEKSILAFDN; encoded by the coding sequence ATGACTGATTTAATCACATCCAGCAGCAAAGCCATTGAATTAGAAGACCGCTACGGGGCGCATAATTACCACCCGTTGCCGGTGGTACTTACCCGGGGCGAAGGCGTTTTTCTGTGGGATGTGGAAGGCAAACGCTATTACGATTTCCTGTCGGCCTACAGTGCCGTTAACCAGGGGCATTGCCACCCGCGCATCATTAACGCGCTGGTTGAACAGGCAAAAGAGCTTACGCTGGTTAGCCGGGCTTTCTATAACGATAAACTGGGCCTGGCCGAAAAATTTGTATGCGAAACCTTTGGTTATGATAAGGCCTTGTTTATGAACAGCGGTGCCGAAGCCAACGAAACCGCCATTAAGCTGGCCCGCAAGTGGGGCTACACCAAAAAAGAAATACCCGAATACGAAGCCGTGATTGTTGCCGCAAAGAAAAATTTTCACGGCCGAACTACTTCCATTATTTCTGCTTCGTCCGATCCATCTGCACGAAAAGGGTTCGGACCTTTTATGCCGGGTTTTGAACTGGTGGATTACGATAATATACCTGCCCTCGAAAAAGCACTGAGCAACCCTAACGTGTGCGGGTTGTGGATTGAGCCTATTCAAGGCGAAGCCGGTGTGTACGTTCCGGCTCACGGCTACCTGAAGGCTGCGGAAAAATTGTGCAAGCAACACAATGTGTTGTTAATGATGGATGAAATCCAAACCGGTATTGCGCGCACCGGTAAAATGCTGGCAAGCGATCATGAGGGCGCGCGGCCCGATTTGCTGATTCTGGGTAAAGCTTTGAGCGGTGGTGTACTGCCGGTTTCAGTTGTGTTGGCCGATGATGACATTATGCTGGTTATTAAACCGGGGGAGCATGGCTCCACGTTTGGCGGCAACCCGCTGGCCGCTGCCGTGTGCATGGAGGCTTTGCAGGTAGTGAAGGATGAAAAACTTGCCGACAATGCCGAGCGGCTTGGAAAAGTCTTCCGCAAGCGGATGAATGCATTAATTAAAAAAACAAAGTTGGTTACGCTGGTGCGCGGCAAGGGTTTGCTTAATGCCATCGTCATCAATGACACACCGCAGAGTGAAACGGCCTGGAACATTTGTTTAAAATTTGCCGAAAACGGCTTGCTGGCAAAACCTACACACGGCAACATTATTCGGCTGGCGCCACCGCTGGTTATTACCGAAGAGCAGCTTCACGAATGCTGCGATATTATCGAGAAGTCAATACTGGCGTTTGATAATTAA
- a CDS encoding transporter: protein MSLSKIKFNRNECAGAFGDIGTDFPLIVAMILAAGLYTPSVLIVFGLMQIFTGLVYRMPMPVQPLKAMATIVISQKIAGTILLGAGLAIGVVMLILSLTGLLDKLAQWVPKAVVRGIQFGLGLSLCLLAFKEYIPATGLNGFIIAAIAFVLIIALIDNRQYPASLIVILGGILYAVLTKLNLHELAGSAGFTLPHIHTPSIDDIAKGFVLLALPQIPLSLGNSILATRQVAHDLFPQRTDLTIRKIGLTYSIMNLVAPWVGGIPCCHGAGGMVGHYTFGGRTGGSVILYGALFILLGIFFGNSIHQLIEVFPLPVLGTILLFEGAALILLIRDLAHDQKGLVVAILTGLLAFGLPYGFLVGIVVGLLLHYLPVNLNTLKEIGRKKDKTG, encoded by the coding sequence ATGAGTCTTAGTAAGATTAAGTTCAATCGAAATGAATGTGCGGGCGCTTTTGGCGACATCGGCACCGACTTTCCGCTGATTGTCGCCATGATTCTTGCGGCCGGCCTGTATACACCCAGCGTACTGATTGTGTTTGGCCTGATGCAAATTTTTACCGGGCTGGTGTACCGCATGCCCATGCCAGTGCAACCACTGAAGGCCATGGCCACCATTGTTATCTCCCAAAAAATAGCCGGAACAATTCTGCTTGGTGCCGGGCTCGCCATCGGGGTAGTGATGCTGATATTATCCCTAACCGGACTACTGGACAAACTGGCTCAATGGGTACCCAAAGCAGTTGTTCGAGGCATCCAGTTCGGTTTGGGACTTAGCTTATGCCTGCTGGCATTTAAAGAATACATACCCGCTACCGGGTTAAATGGCTTCATCATTGCAGCCATAGCTTTTGTACTGATTATTGCACTGATTGATAACCGCCAATATCCGGCTTCGCTTATCGTTATCCTGGGGGGGATACTTTATGCCGTTCTAACCAAACTGAATCTGCACGAACTTGCCGGGTCGGCTGGGTTTACACTACCCCATATACATACTCCTTCAATTGATGACATTGCTAAGGGCTTCGTGTTACTGGCCTTGCCGCAAATTCCGCTTTCACTGGGCAACTCCATATTAGCCACACGTCAGGTTGCACATGATTTGTTTCCGCAACGCACCGACCTTACTATTCGGAAAATCGGGTTAACCTACTCCATCATGAACCTTGTTGCTCCGTGGGTTGGCGGCATACCCTGTTGCCACGGGGCCGGGGGTATGGTTGGACATTATACATTTGGCGGCCGGACAGGCGGCTCGGTAATACTATACGGTGCGCTATTTATTTTGCTTGGGATATTCTTCGGAAACAGTATTCATCAACTGATTGAAGTTTTTCCTTTACCTGTACTTGGAACAATTCTGTTATTTGAAGGTGCTGCCCTTATTCTGCTTATCCGCGACCTGGCTCACGATCAAAAAGGACTTGTTGTTGCTATACTAACCGGTTTGCTGGCGTTTGGCTTGCCATACGGTTTCCTGGTGGGTATTGTAGTTGGACTATTGTTACACTACCTGCCCGTTAACCTGAACACGTTAAAGGAAATCGGGAGAAAAAAAGATAAAACCGGGTAG
- a CDS encoding co-chaperone GroES encodes MKLTPDNKLKKIIVVGDRVLIRPSKQSDKTDSGLYLPPGVQEKEKIQSGYVIKVGPGYPLPMPADEDDLWKGKEDQVKYLPLQAQEGDLAIFLQKGAIEVIYEGEKYFIVPQSSILMLEREEEL; translated from the coding sequence ATGAAACTTACACCTGACAACAAACTCAAGAAAATCATTGTTGTGGGCGATCGGGTTTTGATACGCCCGTCAAAACAATCCGACAAAACCGACAGCGGTTTATACCTGCCTCCGGGTGTTCAGGAAAAAGAAAAGATCCAGAGCGGCTATGTCATTAAAGTAGGTCCGGGCTACCCGCTGCCCATGCCTGCCGATGAAGATGACTTGTGGAAAGGCAAGGAAGATCAGGTAAAATACCTTCCGCTCCAGGCGCAGGAGGGGGACCTGGCTATCTTTTTACAGAAGGGGGCTATTGAAGTGATTTATGAAGGCGAGAAATATTTTATTGTTCCCCAGAGTTCCATTTTAATGCTGGAGCGTGAAGAAGAATTGTAA